Proteins encoded by one window of Polyodon spathula isolate WHYD16114869_AA chromosome 16, ASM1765450v1, whole genome shotgun sequence:
- the mrpl20 gene encoding 39S ribosomal protein L20, mitochondrial, translated as MVFLTLSRWIRSRGPDRYWKVQELLKHARVRQTGDTGETGETGRPGRALSAAARFSATLQTAAWLITAVQSCCGSLSPCSALTQHGLKYPVLIHYLLKSQVSLNRKVLAELAVSEPHTFCSLAQLAAARRGEGLAAALGEGKEPEGVFSRVVQSQ; from the exons ATGGTGTTCCTGACATTATCGCGGTGGATACGGAGCAGGGGGCCCGATCGCTACTGGAAGGTGCAAGAACTTCTGAAACATGCCCGGGTAAGACAGACCGGTGATACTGGCGAGACTGGGGAGACTGGGAGACCGGGCAGAGCCCTCAGCGCAGCAGCGAGATTCAGTGCGACCCTCCAGACAGCAGCCTGGCTGATAACCGCGGTGCAATCGTG ctgtggATCACTGTCGCCTTGCTCTGCTCTCACGCAACACGGCCTCAAGTATCCTGTCCTCATCCACTACCTGCTAAAA tctcagGTCTCTCTCAATCGGAAGGTGCTTGCAGAGCTGGCTGTCTCAGAGCCACACACGTTCTGCTCTCTTGCCCAGCTGGCGGCCGCGCGAAGGGGGGAGGGGCTGGCGGCCGCGCTGGGGGAGGGGAAGGAGCCCGAGGGCGTTTTCTCCCGCGTCGTCCAATCACAGTGA
- the LOC121328729 gene encoding cyclin-L2-like isoform X2, protein MAEGILIGGKRYSGVRLTLDNCLLPGELLSQTPSAAHGLRPDSEAELRREGCELIQAAGILLRLPQVAMATGQILFQRFFYCKSFVKHSMEYIGMACLHLASKIEEEPRRVRDVLNVFHRLRQIKQRRKLFPLPLDASYICLKNQVIKAERRVLKELGFCVHVKHPHKIIVMYIQVLELEKNKSLVQTAW, encoded by the exons ATGGCCGAGGGGATCCTGATCGGGGGGAAGCGCTACTCCGGAGTGAGGCTGACCCTCGATAACTGCCTGCTTCCCGGGGAGCTGCTCTCTCAAACCCCGTCCGCGGCTCACGGCCTGCGGCCCGACAGCGAGGCAGAGCTCCGGCGGGAGGGCTGCGAGCTGATCCAGGCCGCGGGGATCCTGCTCAGACTGCCGCAG GTTGCCATGGCCACCGGGCAGATCCTGTTCCAGAGATTCTTTTACTGCAAATCATTCGTGAAGCACTCCATGgag tacaTCGGCATGGCCTGCCTGCACCTCGCCTCGAAGATTGAGGAGGAGCCGCGGAGAGTGCGGGACGTCCTGAACGTGTTCCACCGGCTGCGACAGATCAAGCAGCGCCG TAAGCTGTTTCCTCTGCCTCTGGATGCGAGTTACATCTGCCTGAAGAATCAGGTGATCAAAGCAGAGCGTCGTGTCCTCAAGGAGCTTGGCTTCTGTGTGCACGTCAAGCACCCGCACAAG atcattgtgaTGTACATTCAGGTGCTGGAGCTCGAAAAGAACAAGAGCCTGGTGCAGACAGCCTGGTGA